The Dehalococcoidia bacterium genome includes a region encoding these proteins:
- a CDS encoding LLM class flavin-dependent oxidoreductase, whose amino-acid sequence MATVSDIQLSVVDQSPIRKGAHPSEALRETVQLAQRVEDFGYGRYWVAEHHNSASFTGTSPEILIGQIAASTDAIRVGSGGVMLSHYSALKVAEQFRILDAFYPGRIDLGIGRAPGSDRLTAAALSHPRPPVDVYREFPQMVGDLLGFLNGTLPEGHPLHEITAQPGAQPETVPEVWLLGSSDYSAQLAAHMGLPFSFADFFGNTSEYGPRMADLYRELFKPSEYLTEPVVHVGLQVICAPTEEEAKFVGASRTLNKVISALGLSTGGLLPPEEAIDWPLEDHAREYMENSTKSYIEGDPDQVREGILASAERYQTANVGIVSNCYYFEHRVRSYELVAEAMGMDPEA is encoded by the coding sequence ATGGCGACAGTCAGCGACATACAGTTGAGCGTGGTAGACCAATCTCCTATCCGAAAAGGGGCTCATCCCTCTGAGGCGCTCAGGGAGACTGTCCAGCTCGCCCAGCGTGTAGAAGACTTTGGGTACGGCAGGTACTGGGTCGCTGAGCATCACAATTCAGCATCCTTTACCGGCACGAGTCCGGAGATACTGATAGGGCAGATCGCGGCCAGCACTGACGCGATTCGCGTGGGCAGTGGTGGAGTGATGCTGAGCCACTACTCGGCGCTCAAAGTGGCGGAGCAGTTCAGAATCCTCGATGCGTTTTATCCGGGTCGCATCGATCTTGGGATAGGACGTGCACCCGGAAGTGACCGCCTTACTGCCGCTGCATTGAGTCATCCCAGACCGCCCGTGGACGTGTACAGAGAGTTCCCGCAGATGGTAGGCGATCTCCTTGGATTTCTGAATGGCACCCTCCCGGAGGGCCATCCCCTGCACGAGATCACCGCGCAGCCCGGGGCGCAGCCCGAAACGGTCCCAGAGGTCTGGCTGCTAGGTTCCTCTGATTACAGCGCACAGCTCGCCGCACACATGGGGCTGCCATTCAGCTTTGCTGACTTCTTCGGAAATACATCCGAGTACGGCCCACGAATGGCGGACCTGTACCGGGAGCTGTTCAAGCCTTCCGAGTACCTCACTGAGCCTGTTGTACACGTCGGCCTGCAGGTGATCTGCGCTCCCACGGAAGAAGAGGCAAAATTTGTCGGCGCATCTCGCACACTCAACAAAGTGATTTCAGCCCTGGGGCTGAGCACTGGCGGGCTGCTCCCTCCAGAAGAGGCAATTGACTGGCCCCTGGAAGACCATGCCAGGGAGTACATGGAGAATTCCACGAAGAGCTACATCGAGGGCGACCCGGACCAGGTTCGCGAGGGGATTCTTGCCTCGGCAGAGCGGTACCAGACTGCCAACGTCGGCATCGTGTCCAACTGCTACTACTTCGAGCACCGGGTGAGATCCTACGAGTTAGTGGCCGAAGCGATGGGGATGGATCCAGAAGCCTAG
- a CDS encoding alpha/beta hydrolase, whose protein sequence is MEGTFPTDGYVNNGPVRLHYLDWGGDRLPPMVLLHGMRDSARSWDIFADSIKDDFRVLALDSRGHGDSDWAGSGCYTYQHHVSDVETFFDALELEGAIIVGHSAGGRYAWSYAVKNPDRVKALIIVDIDPDPQNAQTARDFSDIAAEPESWDTLDEFGERLRHRQVYTGEAALRSQAQAVSRQTEDGEYVWKADIRIVTEYERPDLWDSWGRIACPVLLLRGRQSRLLTHETAVRMRGVLPASQVRLAELEGGGHWFHQDFPGAFEATVRWFLDELG, encoded by the coding sequence GTGGAAGGGACTTTTCCCACCGATGGATATGTGAACAACGGCCCTGTCAGACTCCACTATCTCGATTGGGGAGGCGACAGACTCCCACCGATGGTGCTGCTTCACGGGATGCGAGACAGCGCCCGAAGCTGGGACATCTTTGCGGACTCCATCAAGGATGACTTTCGCGTTCTGGCGCTGGACAGCAGAGGGCATGGTGACAGTGACTGGGCCGGATCGGGCTGCTACACGTACCAGCATCACGTCTCGGATGTGGAAACGTTCTTCGACGCGCTCGAACTCGAGGGTGCAATCATCGTAGGTCATTCGGCAGGTGGCAGGTACGCTTGGTCCTATGCCGTGAAGAACCCGGACAGAGTGAAAGCGCTGATCATCGTCGACATCGACCCAGACCCTCAAAATGCCCAAACTGCGAGGGACTTCTCAGACATCGCAGCAGAGCCAGAGTCGTGGGACACGCTGGATGAGTTCGGAGAACGACTCAGACACAGACAGGTCTACACCGGTGAAGCAGCACTCAGGTCACAAGCCCAAGCCGTTTCCAGGCAGACCGAAGACGGCGAGTACGTCTGGAAGGCCGATATTCGCATCGTGACCGAATACGAAAGACCCGACCTCTGGGACTCATGGGGTCGCATCGCGTGTCCCGTACTACTTCTTCGCGGACGACAGAGTAGGCTTCTCACGCATGAGACCGCGGTGCGGATGCGGGGAGTTCTGCCAGCCTCCCAAGTACGCCTGGCCGAACTCGAGGG
- the coaE gene encoding dephospho-CoA kinase (Dephospho-CoA kinase (CoaE) performs the final step in coenzyme A biosynthesis.), with protein MALIIGVTGSIATGKSTACRVMVEMGAIHCDADRLVHRLYDPGTEAFDRIVAIFGDEIVGSDGYIDRRQLGARVFGKPEQMNKLTTAIGSIADAVKGVIDEWNATLTAQDVAVLEAVNLVEAGYGQWCQQVWLFACDNDIARQRLAERNQYSDEEVEQRLASQRHWEERAPASDAVIFNNDTEERLISEVRSKFIHARHLWQVGELEPSRYLAWWEAKAAESN; from the coding sequence ATGGCGCTGATAATAGGGGTTACAGGGTCGATAGCAACCGGAAAGTCTACGGCGTGCCGTGTGATGGTCGAGATGGGAGCCATTCACTGCGACGCAGACAGGCTTGTCCACAGGCTGTACGACCCCGGGACGGAAGCCTTCGATCGCATCGTCGCGATATTTGGTGACGAGATCGTAGGGTCAGATGGCTACATCGACCGTCGACAGTTGGGCGCCAGGGTCTTCGGCAAGCCAGAGCAGATGAACAAGCTCACGACCGCAATCGGCAGTATTGCAGACGCCGTCAAGGGCGTCATCGACGAGTGGAATGCAACGCTGACCGCACAGGACGTAGCAGTGCTGGAGGCTGTAAACCTGGTTGAGGCTGGATATGGGCAATGGTGTCAGCAGGTCTGGCTATTCGCCTGTGACAATGACATAGCGAGGCAACGGCTGGCGGAGAGAAACCAGTATTCGGACGAGGAAGTCGAACAGCGCCTTGCCAGTCAGCGTCACTGGGAAGAGCGAGCGCCGGCGTCAGACGCTGTCATCTTCAACAACGACACAGAAGAGCGGCTCATCTCTGAGGTCCGGAGCAAGTTCATTCACGCACGGCACCTCTGGCAAGTCGGTGAGCTTGAGCCGTCGCGCTATCTCGCGTGGTGGGAGGCAAAGGCTGCCGAAAGCAACTAG